One stretch of Actinacidiphila sp. DG2A-62 DNA includes these proteins:
- a CDS encoding penicillin-binding transpeptidase domain-containing protein, with protein MPVARGVKIGIVGAVFAGMLGVAGFGAYNIYTSLDGSGGGSGSGSGSGGSDTTRAAAVNTAPPSAKEVADTASAFLTAWSSGDTAKAAALTDSAPAATAALNGYRTTARVGTVTATPGVPAAATPTKVPFTVNAVVTYQGVSRTWRYESSLTVARAASGHPAVAWAASVLQPALADGDTLVTGPAATPDLEFLDRNDHVMTAAQYPSLAGIFAKMRTSYTDKLTGGTPGVDTYVRKADGSQGATLFVLKKGVGRKLHTTLDATVQAAAEQAVKGKPHAGVTALDTDSGEILAIANSPAAGFDYAMNSSVAPGSTFKIVTAAALLHSGMTRTSPAPCVNGTGMPNHRAYHNDSGVPDKKSADLDWDFAVSCNTGFITQARLGASGLRDTAADFGLTQPWNVGTPCTDPDVPGGTDDELTSEMIGQGQLKMSPLIMASVAATARDGSFHQPRIVARSLLSGPVATAPGVSPGVSSQLRKMMHSVIAYGTGVGVLSGADAGAKTGSAEVDGQAATNGWFTAFRGHVAAAAIVVDAGHGNSSAGPIVASVLRAS; from the coding sequence GTGCCCGTCGCAAGGGGAGTCAAGATCGGCATCGTCGGCGCGGTGTTCGCCGGGATGCTGGGCGTCGCAGGGTTCGGCGCGTACAACATCTACACCTCGCTCGACGGGAGCGGCGGCGGAAGCGGCAGCGGGAGCGGGAGCGGCGGGTCGGACACGACGCGGGCCGCGGCCGTGAACACCGCGCCGCCCAGCGCGAAGGAGGTCGCGGACACCGCGAGCGCCTTCCTGACGGCGTGGTCGTCCGGCGACACCGCGAAGGCGGCCGCGCTGACCGACTCCGCGCCGGCCGCGACCGCCGCGCTCAACGGCTACCGCACCACGGCCCGCGTCGGCACCGTGACCGCCACCCCGGGCGTCCCGGCCGCGGCCACGCCGACGAAGGTGCCGTTCACGGTGAACGCCGTGGTCACCTACCAGGGCGTCAGCAGGACCTGGCGGTACGAGTCCTCGCTCACGGTGGCCCGCGCCGCCTCGGGCCACCCGGCGGTCGCGTGGGCCGCGTCGGTGCTCCAGCCGGCCCTGGCCGACGGCGACACGCTCGTGACCGGGCCGGCGGCGACGCCCGACCTGGAGTTCCTGGACCGCAACGACCATGTGATGACCGCCGCGCAGTACCCGTCGCTCGCCGGGATCTTCGCCAAGATGCGCACCTCGTACACCGACAAACTGACCGGCGGCACGCCGGGCGTGGACACGTACGTGCGCAAGGCCGACGGCAGCCAGGGCGCGACGCTGTTCGTGCTGAAGAAGGGCGTCGGCAGGAAGCTGCACACCACGCTGGACGCGACCGTGCAGGCAGCCGCCGAACAGGCGGTCAAGGGCAAGCCGCACGCGGGCGTCACCGCGCTGGACACCGACAGCGGTGAGATCCTCGCGATCGCCAACAGCCCGGCGGCCGGCTTCGACTACGCGATGAACTCCAGCGTCGCCCCCGGCTCGACGTTCAAGATCGTCACGGCTGCGGCGCTGCTGCACAGCGGCATGACCCGCACCTCGCCCGCACCCTGCGTCAACGGCACCGGCATGCCCAACCACCGCGCCTACCACAACGACAGCGGCGTCCCCGACAAGAAGAGCGCCGACCTGGACTGGGACTTCGCGGTCTCCTGCAACACCGGCTTCATCACCCAGGCCAGGCTCGGCGCCTCGGGACTGCGTGACACCGCCGCCGACTTCGGGCTGACGCAGCCGTGGAACGTCGGGACGCCCTGCACCGACCCCGACGTGCCCGGCGGCACCGACGACGAACTCACCTCGGAGATGATCGGGCAGGGCCAGTTGAAGATGAGCCCGCTGATCATGGCCTCGGTCGCGGCGACCGCCCGCGACGGCTCCTTCCACCAGCCGCGCATCGTGGCCAGGAGCCTGCTGAGCGGGCCGGTCGCCACCGCGCCGGGCGTCTCCCCCGGCGTCTCCTCGCAACTGCGGAAGATGATGCACAGCGTGATCGCCTACGGCACGGGCGTCGGCGTGCTGTCCGGCGCGGACGCGGGCGCGAAGACCGGCTCCGCCGAGGTCGACGGCCAGGCCGCCACCAACGGCTGGTTCACCGCCTTCCGCGGCCACGTCGCCGCGGCGGCGATCGTCGTGGACGCCGGACACGGCAACTCCTCCGCGGGCCCGATCGTCGCGTCCGTGCTGCGCGCGAGCTGA
- a CDS encoding SDR family NAD(P)-dependent oxidoreductase produces the protein MITGAARGIGEATARRFAAEGAGVLIADLDGDAGERTARSIRDAGGRAEAVRCDVADRVSVEAAVASAVDAFGTLDVLVNNAYSCSDHKEDFAEESDEDWLLDLDVTLVGAVRCARAALSHLAAAPGRRGAIVNIGSVNGLSYFGNHAYSAAKAGLVSFTQGLAVRAAPQGVRVNLVAPGTIRTPAWSGREAVLTAAARAYPLGRIGEPEDIAAAVAFLASADAAWITGVTLPVEGGVLVANTGFTDALKEG, from the coding sequence ATGATCACCGGCGCGGCCCGGGGCATCGGCGAGGCGACCGCGCGCCGGTTCGCCGCGGAGGGCGCGGGCGTGCTGATCGCCGACCTCGACGGCGACGCGGGCGAGCGCACCGCGCGCTCGATCCGGGACGCGGGCGGACGCGCCGAGGCCGTACGGTGCGATGTCGCCGACCGCGTCTCGGTGGAGGCCGCGGTCGCCTCCGCTGTGGACGCCTTCGGGACGCTGGACGTGCTGGTGAACAACGCCTACTCGTGCAGCGACCACAAGGAGGACTTCGCCGAGGAGTCCGACGAGGACTGGCTGCTCGATCTGGACGTCACGCTGGTGGGCGCGGTGCGCTGCGCGCGGGCGGCGCTGTCGCACCTGGCCGCGGCCCCCGGCCGGCGCGGTGCGATCGTCAACATCGGCTCGGTCAACGGCCTGTCGTACTTCGGCAACCACGCCTACAGCGCGGCCAAGGCCGGCCTGGTCTCGTTCACCCAGGGCCTGGCGGTGCGGGCCGCGCCGCAGGGGGTGCGGGTCAACCTGGTCGCGCCCGGCACGATCCGCACCCCGGCCTGGAGCGGGCGCGAGGCGGTGCTGACGGCGGCGGCGCGGGCGTATCCGCTCGGCCGGATCGGCGAGCCGGAGGACATCGCGGCCGCGGTGGCGTTCCTCGCCTCGGCGGACGCGGCGTGGATCACCGGGGTGACGCTGCCGGTGGAGGGCGGCGTGCTGGTGGCCAACACGGGGTTCACCGACGCCCTCAAGGAGGGCTGA
- a CDS encoding serine hydrolase domain-containing protein: MDIEIGGEAADGWQPVLDAFARNFTHRGDRGAAVAVHHHGRPVVDLWAGARDFDGEGRWQPGTAQIIRSATKGVAAAGLLLLHRRGRLDLDAPVGDYWPEFKAAGKERVTVRDLLAHRAGVPALDRPLTPRQALDGVSGPAAVAAQTPLFPPGQAHGYHAQTFSWLAGELVRRVDGRGIGRFTAEEIARPLGLDLWIGLPQDQAHRVGRVGDTPTPEPTASGSLRARPKQAVHDAWADPGSLTRRAFAAITPLPDENDPAYRAGELAASGGIATARALSRFYAALIGDVPDGERLLDPATVEAARTPHSEGPDRVLVVNTRFGLGYMLHGSASPLLGPGSFGHPGRGGSLAFADPEHGIGFGYVTNGLQKNVTADPRAQALVRAVRECIR; the protein is encoded by the coding sequence ATGGACATCGAGATCGGAGGTGAGGCGGCGGACGGCTGGCAGCCGGTGCTGGACGCGTTCGCGCGGAACTTCACGCATCGCGGCGACCGCGGCGCGGCCGTCGCGGTCCACCACCACGGCCGGCCGGTGGTGGACCTGTGGGCGGGCGCGAGGGACTTCGACGGCGAGGGGCGCTGGCAGCCCGGCACCGCGCAGATCATCCGCTCGGCGACCAAGGGCGTGGCCGCGGCCGGTCTGCTCCTGCTCCACCGGCGCGGTCGGCTCGATCTGGACGCGCCCGTCGGCGACTACTGGCCGGAGTTCAAGGCGGCGGGCAAGGAGCGCGTGACGGTACGGGACCTGCTGGCGCACCGGGCGGGGGTGCCGGCCCTGGACCGGCCGCTGACGCCGCGGCAGGCGCTCGACGGGGTGTCGGGACCGGCGGCGGTCGCCGCGCAGACCCCCCTGTTCCCGCCCGGACAGGCGCACGGCTACCACGCCCAGACCTTCAGCTGGCTGGCCGGCGAACTGGTGCGGCGGGTGGACGGCCGGGGGATCGGTCGCTTCACCGCCGAGGAGATCGCCAGACCGCTCGGCCTCGACCTGTGGATAGGGCTGCCACAGGACCAGGCGCACCGGGTCGGCAGGGTCGGGGACACACCGACGCCCGAGCCCACCGCCTCCGGGAGCCTGCGGGCGCGCCCCAAGCAGGCGGTGCACGACGCCTGGGCCGACCCGGGGTCGCTGACCCGCCGCGCTTTCGCCGCGATCACCCCGCTGCCGGACGAGAACGATCCGGCGTACCGGGCGGGGGAGTTGGCGGCGTCCGGAGGCATCGCCACCGCCCGGGCCCTGTCCCGGTTCTACGCCGCGCTGATCGGCGACGTGCCGGACGGGGAGCGGCTGCTGGACCCCGCGACGGTGGAGGCGGCCCGGACGCCGCACTCCGAAGGCCCCGACCGGGTGCTGGTGGTCAACACCCGGTTCGGCCTGGGCTACATGCTGCACGGCTCGGCGTCGCCGCTGCTGGGCCCCGGCTCCTTCGGCCACCCCGGCCGCGGCGGATCGCTGGCCTTCGCCGACCCCGAGCACGGCATCGGATTCGGCTACGTCACCAACGGACTGCAGAAGAACGTCACCGCCGACCCGCGTGCGCAGGCCCTGGTCAGGGCCGTCAGGGAGTGCATACGCTGA
- a CDS encoding glycoside hydrolase family 6 protein: MAVPIVRRRTAAIAAAGALVVASGVAAAMSTSTASAATAGCSVNYTANTWDSGFTANVTVTNTGPALTSWTLGWSFAGNQKVTQGWNANISQTGSAVTAASLSYNGAIATGGTASFGFNGSYSGTNASPTAFTLNGVACGGTGSNGGTSTGTSTGTSSGTSSGTSAGTSSGTSSGTSSGTSSGTSSGTSSGTSSGTTSGSTGGTTPPAGGKVDNPYVGAKGYVNPEWSAEAAGDGGSAIANQSTAVWLDRIAAIAGVNGGMGLKDHLDEAVSQAGGQPLTIEFVIYDLPGRDCSALASNGELGPTEIGRYETDYIDPIKALEGDSKYANLRIVNIIEPDSLPNLVTNAGGTAGSTDACATMKANGNYEKGVSYALGQLGSLSNTYNYIDAGHHAWLGWDSNLGPSAQEFYKVATTNGASLGDVQGFITNTANYSATVEPNFKVTDTVNGTTVRQSKWVDWNNYVDEQSYALGLRNTLISDGFPSTIGMLIDTGRNGWGGSARPSGPGATTSVDTYVNGGRIDRRIHAGNWCNQTGAGIGARPTAAPAANIDAYVWIKPPGESDGASQPVSNDEGKGFDQMCDPTYGGNARNGNNPTGALPNAPLAGHWFSAEFHQLIQNAYPPLS, from the coding sequence ATGGCAGTCCCGATAGTCAGGCGCAGAACCGCCGCGATAGCCGCGGCGGGCGCACTGGTCGTCGCCTCAGGCGTCGCGGCGGCGATGAGCACCTCGACCGCTTCGGCGGCCACGGCCGGCTGTTCCGTCAACTACACGGCCAACACCTGGGACAGCGGGTTCACCGCGAACGTGACCGTCACCAACACCGGCCCGGCGCTGACGAGCTGGACGCTGGGCTGGTCGTTCGCCGGGAACCAGAAGGTCACCCAGGGCTGGAACGCCAACATCTCCCAGACGGGTTCCGCGGTCACCGCCGCCAGCCTGTCCTACAACGGTGCGATCGCCACGGGCGGCACGGCCAGCTTCGGCTTCAACGGCTCCTACAGCGGCACCAACGCCTCGCCCACCGCGTTCACGCTCAACGGCGTCGCCTGCGGCGGCACGGGCAGCAACGGAGGCACCTCGACGGGAACGTCGACCGGCACCTCCTCGGGAACGTCCAGCGGCACGTCCGCCGGCACCTCCTCGGGCACGTCGTCGGGCACGTCCAGCGGCACCTCCAGCGGCACGTCGTCGGGCACGTCCAGCGGCACCTCCTCGGGCACGACCAGCGGCTCGACGGGCGGCACCACTCCGCCGGCCGGCGGCAAGGTCGACAACCCGTACGTCGGCGCCAAGGGCTACGTGAACCCCGAGTGGTCGGCCGAGGCCGCGGGCGACGGCGGCTCCGCGATCGCGAACCAGTCCACCGCGGTGTGGCTGGACCGGATCGCCGCGATCGCCGGCGTCAACGGCGGCATGGGCCTCAAGGACCACCTCGACGAGGCGGTCAGCCAGGCCGGCGGTCAGCCCCTGACCATCGAGTTCGTCATCTACGACCTGCCCGGACGCGACTGCTCCGCGCTGGCGTCCAACGGCGAGCTGGGCCCGACGGAGATCGGCCGGTACGAGACCGACTACATCGACCCGATCAAGGCGCTCGAAGGCGACTCGAAGTACGCCAACCTGCGGATCGTGAACATCATCGAGCCCGACTCGCTGCCGAACCTGGTCACCAACGCGGGCGGCACCGCCGGCTCCACCGACGCGTGCGCCACGATGAAGGCCAACGGCAACTACGAGAAGGGCGTCAGCTACGCGCTGGGGCAGCTCGGCTCGCTGTCGAACACGTACAACTACATCGACGCCGGACACCACGCCTGGCTCGGCTGGGACAGCAACCTCGGCCCGTCCGCGCAGGAGTTCTACAAGGTCGCCACGACCAACGGCGCCAGCCTGGGCGACGTCCAGGGCTTCATCACCAACACGGCGAACTACAGCGCCACCGTGGAGCCCAACTTCAAGGTGACGGACACCGTCAACGGCACCACGGTGCGGCAGTCCAAGTGGGTCGACTGGAACAACTACGTGGACGAGCAGTCCTACGCGCTCGGCCTGCGCAACACGCTGATCTCCGACGGCTTCCCGTCCACCATCGGCATGCTGATCGACACCGGCCGCAACGGCTGGGGCGGCTCCGCGCGTCCCTCCGGGCCGGGCGCCACGACCAGCGTGGACACCTACGTGAACGGCGGCCGCATCGACCGACGCATCCACGCGGGCAACTGGTGCAACCAGACCGGCGCGGGCATCGGAGCACGGCCGACCGCCGCCCCCGCGGCGAACATCGACGCCTACGTCTGGATCAAGCCGCCGGGTGAGTCCGACGGCGCGAGCCAGCCCGTCAGCAACGACGAGGGCAAGGGCTTCGACCAGATGTGCGACCCGACCTACGGCGGCAACGCACGCAACGGCAACAACCCGACCGGCGCCCTGCCCAACGCGCCGCTCGCGGGTCACTGGTTCTCGGCGGAGTTCCACCAGCTGATCCAGAACGCGTACCCGCCGCTGTCGTAG
- a CDS encoding FAD-binding dehydrogenase translates to MALDADVVVVGAGLAGLVATAELAAAGRKVILLDQEPEASLGGQAFWSFGGLFLVDSPEQRRMRVKDSVELAWQDWLGTAGFDRPEDYWPRRWARAYVDFAAGEKRAWLREHGVGIFPVVGWAERGGFLATGPGNSVPRFHITWGTGPGVVAPFERLVREAAARGRVQLKFRHRVTGLTVTDGVVQGVTGEVLAPSGVERGEASSREVTGAFAFTAQAVIVTSGGIGGNHDLVRAAWPARLGTPPKKLLSGVPAHVDGLMLGIAQDAGASGINGDRMWHYTEGIENWNPIWARHGIRILPGPSSLWLDATGRRLPVPYFPGFDTLGTLEHIMGTGHEYTWFVLTQKIIEKEFALSGSEQNPDLTGKSVREVLKRVRPGAPGPVEAFMRNGVDFIVERELPALVRRMNALTGEQLIDEARLRGEIEARDREIANAYTKDLQVTAIRGTRNYLGDKLIRTAAPHRLLDPKAGPLIAVRLNILTRKSLGGLETDLDARVLTPAPAGSEERGAPLPGLYAAGEAAGFGGGGMHGYRSLEGTFLGGCLFSGRAAGRAAARATA, encoded by the coding sequence ATGGCGCTGGACGCGGACGTCGTGGTGGTGGGCGCGGGACTGGCCGGGCTGGTGGCCACCGCGGAACTGGCGGCGGCGGGACGCAAGGTGATCCTGCTGGACCAGGAACCGGAGGCCTCGCTCGGCGGGCAGGCGTTCTGGTCCTTCGGCGGGCTGTTCCTGGTGGACTCGCCGGAGCAGCGGAGGATGCGGGTCAAGGACAGCGTCGAGCTGGCCTGGCAGGACTGGCTGGGCACGGCCGGCTTCGACCGGCCGGAGGACTACTGGCCGCGCCGGTGGGCGCGCGCCTACGTCGACTTCGCCGCCGGTGAGAAGCGCGCCTGGCTGCGCGAGCACGGCGTCGGCATCTTCCCGGTGGTCGGCTGGGCCGAGCGCGGCGGCTTCCTGGCGACCGGCCCGGGCAACTCGGTGCCCCGCTTCCACATCACCTGGGGCACCGGCCCCGGGGTGGTCGCGCCGTTCGAGCGGCTGGTGCGGGAGGCCGCGGCGCGCGGCCGGGTCCAGCTGAAATTCCGGCACCGGGTCACCGGGCTGACCGTCACCGACGGCGTGGTGCAGGGCGTCACCGGCGAGGTGCTGGCCCCCAGCGGCGTCGAGCGCGGCGAGGCCAGCTCGCGCGAGGTGACGGGGGCGTTCGCGTTCACGGCGCAGGCGGTGATCGTCACCTCGGGCGGCATCGGCGGCAACCACGACCTGGTGCGGGCGGCCTGGCCCGCCCGCCTCGGCACCCCGCCGAAGAAGCTGCTGTCGGGCGTGCCGGCGCATGTGGACGGCCTGATGCTGGGCATCGCGCAGGACGCCGGCGCGTCCGGCATCAACGGCGACCGGATGTGGCACTACACCGAGGGCATCGAGAACTGGAACCCGATCTGGGCCCGGCACGGCATCCGCATCCTGCCCGGCCCGTCCTCGCTGTGGCTGGACGCCACCGGACGCCGCCTGCCGGTGCCCTACTTCCCCGGTTTCGACACCCTGGGGACGCTGGAGCACATCATGGGCACGGGGCACGAGTACACGTGGTTCGTGCTCACCCAGAAGATCATCGAGAAGGAGTTCGCGCTCTCCGGGTCCGAGCAGAACCCCGACCTGACCGGCAAGAGCGTGCGCGAGGTGCTCAAGCGGGTGCGGCCGGGCGCCCCCGGCCCGGTCGAGGCGTTCATGCGCAACGGCGTCGACTTCATCGTGGAACGCGAACTGCCCGCCCTCGTACGGAGGATGAACGCACTGACCGGCGAGCAGCTGATCGACGAGGCACGCCTGCGCGGCGAGATCGAGGCGCGCGACCGGGAGATCGCCAACGCGTACACCAAGGACCTGCAGGTCACGGCGATCCGAGGGACGCGCAACTACCTGGGCGACAAGCTGATCCGCACCGCCGCGCCGCACCGGCTGCTGGACCCCAAGGCGGGGCCGCTGATCGCGGTGCGGCTGAACATCCTGACGCGCAAGTCGCTCGGCGGTCTGGAGACGGACCTGGACGCCCGGGTGCTCACCCCGGCCCCGGCGGGGAGCGAGGAGCGCGGCGCGCCGCTGCCGGGTCTGTACGCCGCAGGTGAGGCGGCCGGTTTCGGCGGCGGGGGCATGCACGGATACCGCTCGCTCGAGGGGACGTTCCTGGGCGGCTGCCTGTTCTCCGGGCGGGCCGCCGGGCGGGCGGCGGCGCGCGCGACGGCGTAG
- the gltX gene encoding glutamate--tRNA ligase → MFHVGGARSALYNWAVARRSGGAFVLRIEDTDAARNKPEWIDGIISALSAIGISAADPHFEGPYFQSANAERHREAALGLHASGRAYYCDCTREMLAERTGSQQLGYDGFCRDRGLAYEEGRALRFRTPDEGETVVVDLIRGEPAFPNSAIEDFVIARGDGSPVFLLANVVDDLDEGITEVIRGEEHLSNTPKQQLLWEALGATPPVWAHLPVIVNEKRQKLSKRRDKVALEDYLAEGYLPEAMVNYLMLLGWGPGDDREILPYEELEALFRVEDVNGSSAFFDIKKLTAFNGEYIRALSPAAFVSACAPWLTAPHAPWPADAFDEALFESVAPLAQTRVAVLSEITSYVDFLFLDAPADDEASWAKAMKPGALELLRDARTAFEALPADGWEPEPLKAALEGVAAGHGLKLGKAQAPVRVAAMGRTVGLPLFESLVALGRERALARLAAAQEKLAAQPQ, encoded by the coding sequence ATGTTCCACGTCGGCGGCGCCCGCAGCGCCCTGTACAACTGGGCCGTCGCCCGCCGCTCCGGCGGCGCCTTCGTCCTGCGGATCGAGGACACCGACGCGGCGCGCAACAAGCCCGAGTGGATCGACGGCATCATCAGCGCGCTGTCGGCCATCGGCATCTCCGCGGCCGACCCGCACTTCGAGGGCCCGTACTTCCAGTCCGCCAACGCCGAGCGGCACCGCGAGGCGGCCCTCGGCCTGCACGCGTCCGGGCGCGCGTACTACTGCGACTGCACCCGCGAGATGCTCGCCGAGCGCACCGGCTCCCAGCAGCTCGGCTACGACGGCTTCTGCCGCGACCGCGGGCTGGCGTACGAGGAGGGCCGGGCGCTGCGCTTCCGCACCCCGGACGAGGGCGAGACGGTCGTCGTGGATCTGATCCGCGGCGAGCCGGCGTTCCCCAACAGCGCCATCGAGGACTTCGTGATCGCCCGCGGCGACGGCTCCCCGGTGTTCCTGCTCGCCAATGTGGTGGACGACCTCGACGAGGGCATCACCGAGGTGATCCGCGGCGAGGAGCACCTGTCCAACACCCCCAAGCAGCAGCTGCTGTGGGAGGCGCTCGGCGCGACGCCCCCCGTGTGGGCGCACCTGCCGGTGATCGTCAACGAGAAGCGCCAGAAGCTGTCCAAGCGCCGTGACAAGGTCGCCCTGGAGGACTACCTCGCCGAGGGCTACCTCCCCGAGGCCATGGTCAACTACCTGATGCTGCTGGGCTGGGGCCCGGGAGACGACCGCGAGATCCTGCCGTACGAGGAGCTGGAGGCGCTCTTCCGGGTCGAGGACGTCAACGGGTCGTCGGCGTTCTTCGACATCAAGAAGCTCACGGCGTTCAACGGCGAGTACATCCGCGCGCTGTCGCCGGCGGCGTTCGTCTCGGCGTGCGCGCCCTGGCTGACCGCGCCGCACGCGCCCTGGCCCGCCGACGCCTTCGACGAGGCGCTGTTCGAGTCGGTGGCCCCGCTGGCGCAGACCCGGGTCGCGGTCCTGTCCGAGATCACCTCCTACGTGGACTTCCTGTTCCTGGACGCCCCCGCCGACGACGAGGCGTCCTGGGCGAAGGCGATGAAGCCGGGCGCGCTGGAGCTGCTGCGTGACGCCCGTACGGCCTTCGAGGCGCTCCCGGCCGACGGATGGGAGCCGGAGCCGCTCAAGGCCGCCCTGGAGGGCGTCGCGGCCGGCCACGGCCTGAAGCTGGGCAAGGCGCAGGCGCCGGTCCGGGTGGCCGCGATGGGCCGCACGGTGGGGCTTCCGCTGTTCGAGTCCCTGGTGGCCCTGGGCCGCGAGCGCGCGCTGGCCCGCCTGGCGGCGGCGCAGGAGAAGCTGGCGGCGCAGCCGCAGTAG
- a CDS encoding SAM-dependent methyltransferase, with protein sequence MTEYEHTPQTAAQTPAGISATPVPDAAGTARGDGPPRLTRLDFHGPLSDERAARMVARLARTGPRSVLDVGCGWGELMLRLLAAAPGATGTGLDLNAEDLDRGRRNAADRALDDRAAFVEESALGTARGPADVVLCLGASQALSQAPPPRRTPQALAELRRLVAPGGRVLLGEGFWERTPRPAELARMWPGAGADDHVDLGALVGLAVDAGFRPEWTETANADEWDDFESGYQADVEEWLAAHPGHPLADETRRRVDAHRAAYTAYRGVLGIAYLTLVPVAG encoded by the coding sequence ATGACCGAGTACGAGCACACGCCGCAGACGGCCGCGCAGACCCCCGCCGGGATTTCGGCGACCCCCGTCCCCGACGCCGCCGGGACCGCGCGCGGCGACGGGCCGCCGCGGCTGACCCGGCTGGACTTCCACGGGCCGCTGTCCGACGAGCGGGCCGCCCGCATGGTCGCCCGGCTGGCCCGCACCGGTCCGCGCAGCGTCCTGGACGTCGGCTGCGGCTGGGGCGAGCTGATGCTGCGCCTGCTGGCCGCCGCGCCCGGCGCGACCGGCACCGGCCTCGACCTGAACGCCGAGGATCTCGACCGCGGCCGGCGCAACGCCGCCGACCGCGCACTCGACGACCGCGCGGCCTTCGTCGAGGAGTCCGCGCTCGGCACCGCACGAGGCCCCGCCGACGTCGTGCTGTGCCTGGGCGCCAGCCAGGCGCTCAGCCAGGCGCCGCCGCCGCGGCGCACCCCGCAGGCGCTCGCCGAACTGCGCCGGCTGGTCGCGCCCGGCGGCCGGGTGCTGCTCGGCGAGGGCTTCTGGGAGCGCACGCCGCGGCCCGCCGAGCTGGCCCGGATGTGGCCGGGCGCGGGCGCGGACGACCACGTCGACCTCGGCGCCCTCGTCGGCCTCGCGGTCGACGCCGGCTTCCGCCCCGAGTGGACCGAGACGGCCAACGCCGACGAGTGGGACGACTTCGAGTCCGGCTACCAGGCCGACGTCGAGGAGTGGCTCGCCGCCCACCCCGGCCACCCGCTCGCCGACGAGACCCGGCGCAGGGTCGACGCCCACCGCGCCGCGTACACCGCCTACCGGGGCGTGCTCGGCATCGCGTACCTCACGCTCGTGCCCGTGGCCGGCTGA